From a region of the Rhipicephalus microplus isolate Deutch F79 chromosome X, USDA_Rmic, whole genome shotgun sequence genome:
- the LOC142775934 gene encoding uncharacterized protein LOC142775934 isoform X1 gives MQAYVTAGTVIIQRMGRGSMHGSLIWKDCDLLGSFERTKLPNGWLQAYFSSRVMQLAHMQSKSWSAPLVFCAGRSISIRQDTGINNNAVTRGLVLHGHVQCIKNRAQKTNKYKGAASDCSPAQSLQQQKEHIVMSGAAAA, from the exons atgcaagcctatgtcactgctgggactgttatcattcagcggatggggcgtggaagcatgcatggcagcctcatctggaaggactgcgatctacttgggagcttcgagcgcacaaaactgcctaacggctggctgcaag cctatttcagcagcagagtgatgcagctagcacacatgcaatccaagtcatggagcgctcctttggtgttctgtgcaggacgcagcatatccatccggcaagacactggtatcaacaataatg cagtaacaaggggtttggtgctccacggtcatgtacagtgtatcaagaacagagcacagaagaccaacaagtataaaggggctgccagtgactgttctcctgctcaaagtttacaacagcagaaagagcacattgtgatgtcaggagcagctgctgcttaa
- the LOC142775934 gene encoding uncharacterized protein LOC142775934 isoform X2: MQAYVTAGTVIIQRMGRGSMHGSLIWKDCDLLGSFERTKLPNGWLQGRSISIRQDTGINNNAVTRGLVLHGHVQCIKNRAQKTNKYKGAASDCSPAQSLQQQKEHIVMSGAAAA; encoded by the exons atgcaagcctatgtcactgctgggactgttatcattcagcggatggggcgtggaagcatgcatggcagcctcatctggaaggactgcgatctacttgggagcttcgagcgcacaaaactgcctaacggctggctgcaag gacgcagcatatccatccggcaagacactggtatcaacaataatg cagtaacaaggggtttggtgctccacggtcatgtacagtgtatcaagaacagagcacagaagaccaacaagtataaaggggctgccagtgactgttctcctgctcaaagtttacaacagcagaaagagcacattgtgatgtcaggagcagctgctgcttaa